Proteins found in one Vulpes vulpes isolate BD-2025 chromosome 13, VulVul3, whole genome shotgun sequence genomic segment:
- the ASCL5 gene encoding achaete-scute homolog 5 encodes MHSAFRGALVERGLVERGLVERGLVERGLLERGLVERGLVERGLVERGLVERGPRAPPSRAPPPAEPPARRAPPPAEPLGRVPLLLCPGAEPRCFQAYEAYAAVLPCVPFPGALGGYDCPFEPAFIQKRNERERQRVRCVNEGYARLRGHLPGALAEKRLSKVETLRAAIRYIKYLQELLSAAPAPAPAPAPAPDGAPQASEGPCFSSSPFFESEESSH; translated from the coding sequence ATGCACAGCGCCTTCCGCGGCGCGCTGGTGGAGCGGGGCCTGGTGGAGCGGGGCCTGGTGGAGCGCGGCCTGGTGGAGCGGGGCCTGCTGGAGCGCGGCCTGGTGGAGCGGGGCCTGGTGGAGCGGGGCCTGGTGGAGCGCGGCCTGGTGGAGCggggcccccgggcgcccccgagccgcgcgcccccgcccgccgagCCCCCCGcgcgccgcgcgcccccgcccgccgagCCCCTGGGCCGCGTGCCCCTGCTGCTGTGCCCGGGCGCCGAGCCGCGCTGCTTCCAGGCCTACGAGGCCTACGCGGCCGTGCTGCCCTGCGTGCCCTTCCCCGGCGCCCTCGGGGGCTACGACTGCCCCTTCGAGCCCGCCTTCATCCAGAAGCGCAACGAGCGCGAGCGGCAGCGGGTCCGCTGCGTCAACGAGGGCTACGCGCGCCTGCGGGGCCACCTGCCCGGCGCCCTGGCCGAGAAGCGGCTCAGCAAGGTGGAGACCCTGCGCGCCGCCATCCGCTACATCAAGTACCTGCAGGAGCTGCTCagcgccgcccccgcgcccgcgcccgcgcccgcccccgcgcccgacGGCGCGCCCCAGGCCTCCGAGggcccctgcttctcctcctcgcCCTTCTTTGAGTCGGAGGAGTCCAGCCACTGA